The sequence below is a genomic window from Brachyhypopomus gauderio isolate BG-103 unplaced genomic scaffold, BGAUD_0.2 sc84, whole genome shotgun sequence.
TGTTTTCAACTGTGTTCTGTTGTAGATGCTTTATGCCACAATCCGTCACTAACTTGAAGCGTCGCACCATCGGAATATTTCTCATTTAAATGTCTCGACTAGAAAGAAAATTGCGGACAGGCAGTATAGGTGTGATTTATAACATGATGTCGGAGAAAGATGTCACGACAGCTTCGTTTTCGTTTCCGCAATGAACACAACGAAATGGGTCGGCACCCTTTAGCACCTTTAATGTCCCCATTGGCGACTTTACTGTAACCTGTGGTCGTAAATGAGGACTGCTGTGTCATGACTGCCAGATGTTAAAGTACAGTGTGTGAGAGGcagcatgcagtgtgtgtgtgtgtgtgtgtgtgtgtgtgtgtgtgtgtgtgtgtgtgtgtgtgtgtgatgatggggACTGTCAGCTGCGTTTGTTCCTCCAAACACTCAATCTGGGGATGTAGGGGCGCGATCATTTGTTATATTTTACTGTCGCTGCGAAAACCCCTTAAATATGATCACATTTAATGCCTAAATGTCACGCATCCGCACTGGCAGTATTGATTATTCTGTAGGCTGTATCGATGAGAACTTTAAAACGTTGATAGTTGCATGGTGCGTCTGCGTACACCGGGTTACACTCGAATAACTAATTTGCCTGCAAATTTCCCTAAAGTAATTGAAATCCATACTTTTATTGAGCAACTTTGCCACGCGCGTGTGCATTAGGAATTCACTAAAAAATCAGCAAATATTTGGACCTGTGGAGGGCGAAAATTGTGCAGTTACATTAGCGgactatatgcaaataaagtaAGAAATGAAAAATGAATGAAAGTACAATTAATTTACATCTGTAAACAGAACAACAAGCGAAATATATTTGTAAAAGTAATATTAAAACTAAATTCGTTATTTGAAGTTTAATAATCAAGAATGCAGTAGGGTCAAAGTTTGGACGCGGCGCGAGACCTTCCCTCTCCGAGATTGTTCTTCACTTTGTACCAGTGTTGAGGTTACAGCTCCAGCTCTAGTGATCAGTCCTGGTGTCTCATCACACAGAAGAAAACTCCCATTACCCGTCATAGCTGTCACCGCTCATGAATTAATGATGGCAGCGTGTAACTTAATTCACTGTTCGTATGCAAGGGCCAAGTGGCCGGGCTGACACCTCGCACTGATTGAAGTCCTACTGACCCACTGGAGTGGAGTGAAGTGTTCAGGATTAAATGGAATTGCTAGTTCTTGCTGGAGTAAAACCTCCCTCCTGCAGGATTTCGCTTAAACCTAAACTCAAACATCTGTGTCAAAGGCTCAAAAGCTGGCCTGCTCAAGGCGCTATCCACTACCCCATAAATCTCTCTGTCCCAAAATAGGTTTCAACATATATGTACAAAAATTGACTATGAATAATGTATATATAGTGAGAGATATTTTAGTGTGAATTTTGCAGAGTCATTAAGCCTATATCATCTATCAATGTTCAGAGAGTCTGTATCATTCTGTGACCCAGACTGAATCAGATAGTTACAAAGCAATATTAGGTGTTAACATTAGCTGTTCCCTCGAGTGTGTTAATATATCTCACATATGCATTTATCTCTTCGATATGTGTTCATTCCTAAGAAGCTCCGGCTTCCTGGTTCTCCCGTGGGCCAGTGGCTAACATCAGAGGTTAGGACAAAAACCATTGGCTGTTCTGGATAGTCAGGAGTCAGGAGGGTGGGAGcagggatggtgtgtgtgtgtgcgcgtgtgtgtgtgtgtgtgtgtgtgtgtgtgtgggtgggggtgggggggggttcaaTTTCCTCCCAAGATCACTCTTGAAATATTCATCAAGCCCATAATCTGGAGCCATTTGATAATTGACACCATGGCTGGGTTTTTATTATCTCTCCATTTTATCTCAGAGTCTTGAACGTTGGTgcgagaccccccccccaccccacccccccgtctGCAGCCCAATGGTAACTCAGCTTTCTGGAGATTGGCAACCACCTTCTTGGACTGTAATTCTGCTGATAGTGAGAGACCATGTGCACGTCTCCTCCTGCTCGTCTctcttatatttgtttgatgTACTTAGATTCCACAAGGCCTTTAGAAACTGGTGCTATTCTGTGTTTGCCTGGATTGATTTTAATtttttctacactttttttttttttaaagctaatcCAGGCTCAAAGCTCAGCATTTGCTTCAAGGGCTTTGCACATATCTTGGTCTTTTAATTGTAGTTTTCCTGCAGCATTAGCAGTTTTGTGCTCTAAACATTTTATAATGTTTCCACAGGCAAACTGCAGCTGGGGCAAATTAAAAGTTCGAGCCAAGTTCTTCATCAGAATTCTACTCACAGGAAAGGCTAACAAGTGTTGAACTTTTCTGCCCTCTCTCCCCATTGTCCCTCACTTTCCTTTTGACATTTGCTGAGTTTTGACATGCTGACCATGCGGTCAGAGGTCTAGGAGTGTGGGAGTTGACGTGCTGATGGACACATATTCCCTGGCTGGCTCGGCCTACGTAGCGCCCTCACAGTGGATCACCACACAAGGGCAGAAGTGCTGTCCTGTGACTTTAGACTTGGGAAGTGCTGACTTTATAACATCTCCTGCGTCCTCTGCGGAACACTCCCCACGGACGTCGGAGGGTGCAGTGAGGTGGAAGGAGACGAGTGTCAGTCCCGTTAGCCTGTCGGTCTGATCACCTGATCACTCTGTCATCTCTGTTACTGTCTTCTCTCTGCTGATTCTCAGAGTCCAGACACAGGTGAGCGTCCATTGGAGTGTGTGCCATGCCTCAGGGCCCTTACTGTCaaatacactcactcactgctTTCCCTTCCAACTTAATATTTCATGGTGTGATTTGGGTTGTAAATTAAAGATGTGTGGGAGGTGGGTTTGACAGAGTGCTGTGTTATTCTGTTTGAATGAGCTGCAGGTAGAAAGCCCATGTCCACTAAACCAGCCCCAGCCCTGGACCTAGACACAAGAAGAAATTAAATTCAGATCACATCGGCATGATCCACCTCCTTCCTGCCGGAAGATTGTTTCTCTGAAAataccatgacatttttaaatacagGGATTTTTCTGCTCCTGACAGTTATTTGTTTTGAAATGTCTCGATGGCCTGCAGTAGTGTAATAGGCGAGTGTGTTTGACATAACATTAAGTTTACGAAAGCCCAGATATCTCACAGGCAGTGTGGGATCTTCCTAGAGGGCCACCAGCTTCCTCTAggaagggcagtcatggcctggcggttagggaactggtcttgtgaccggagggtcgtgggttcgattcccagacaggccatgactgaggtgcccttgagcaaggcacctaaccccaactgctccccgggcgccgggctagggctgcccaccgctctgggcacgtgtgatccacagcccctagtaatcactagtgtgtgtgtgtgttctgactgcacagatgggttaaaagcggaggacaaatttcgattggggtgtaaaaatcacaattgacaaaatatggcacatttcatttctctGTTACCACCGATATTGGTAGAACATATTCTTCAGCAAACATTACTAGACCATTTCCAAGCACAGCCAGCTGGGTTGTGTCCAGAAACCTGCAGACGGATTTCTTTATTATTTCTTCTTCTGTTTCGATATAGTTTTTAAAATGATTACCTCGAGGCACACCCAGTGCTGGTCATTGATATATGTAATTCCACATATATTTTGAGAATGGCATTCGGGGGAAAGGTCTGGAGGGAGCTGTCATTTCCAGAGACGTGGGGAATCTTTGTACCTGCGGCTGAGACAGATTGTTCCCTCTAGAGACTTGGCCTGTATCTGGATAATGTGCAGTGATGTATCTGTTTCACAGTGCCAGCAGACAATTCATAATCATCTTCTTCCCAATCCTGTGTGGCCTATTCCTCAAACGTACAAACATTGACGGGCTGAGTCACACTTTTATATATATGCACCTCGCGGTATAGTGTGAGAGTATAAATATACAACTACCGTTTTTGCATGTTCTTCTACGGGGCCAGCAGACTTCCCATAATACCCTCTGTTTCGCTCCTCCCACCAGTAACATACTCACTCAGCAGAAGTGAACGCAAACGTTTCTTTTTTATGCTTTGGTTTGACTTTTAGTGTTTTTTGAGGGaatacatatattttgttttggAAATCAATTCATACTATTTGTTTTAGAAACAAATGTAAACATCAACTCTTAGATTAAGTGGGTTTAAGGTTAAGGAAGATGACGTTCACTTAAGCGTGACCAGATGTTTGTCTGGTGCTCTATAGCTCCTTTGCTTCCTCACCGCTATGAAAGTTGACTAGTGGTGCTGAATACAGGATGTTTGTGAGAGCTTCACTATGACGTCTTTAAGCAAGCCAGCCTGGTAATCTGGCAGTGAGCTTCTATTTTCAAGAGAGCCAGAACAAGTTCAGGAACATCAGGTGCAAAaggtgtaaaaaaaataaataaaatacatgtgTAAAAATAGACATGGCATGTTGTCTTGTGTAGAAATGCAGGGAGCTCACgtctgtgagtctgtgtctccccTCAAGGTGACCTTCTGCTTGTGCACAAACGTCAGAAGGGCAACAGTCCTGCACAGAGAGATCGATGCAAGCAAAAGTTTAGTCTGATGGCACAATCAAAGAATACCATCAGGACCCGCGGTGATGGATGGCATAAATATCTTCGCTAGACACACGAGCGCACTGACAACCTTTATTCCTCTACTCGGAGCAGCGTTTGTTCTGATCCGATGCTGCCGAGTCATTCATCCTTTCACGCTTGTCTTCCAAACCCATTTTTATCTGTATAAGCAGCCAGTTGGGAAGAGTTAAATGAATTCCCCACCGCACCGCATGCCATCAGCACTGGGCTCCCTCCTAGTTGCCGGTGACATTGGGCCGGGGCGGGGCGTGGGGGTGGCGGGCAGGTGGCGTTTGGCATTTGCTCGTGGCCTCTAATACATTTAGGAATCACAGACAAGTCTCAAATAATGACAAATGCAGGGTCCTTCTGTCCGTGGCCACTGCTGTGtgactgatgagtgtgtgtttgagcgggTGTTGGGGTCCGCTCTGAGGTGAGCAGGCTTCAGTGGACCAGACAGGGGCACGTTAATGAAatgctgtttctttttctcattTGCCCTTGTTGGTTTGACCCATTGTCAGTACTGCGGAGGGTCTCTGGTGGAATGATCTCATCtccaaagagagagaggggggggggggggggtgttgaataGAAAAAGAAGCAGTGAAAAAGTGAGAAATGAAAgcagtttaaaagtattagagAGAAAAGCAAATGAAATGACGATAAAAtcctctgttagaaaaagagaTGACCAAAGAGAGAAATAAGTGTAAGAGAGAAAGATCAACAAGGGTTAGGCTGAAAGAGCAAGgttatgaaaaatgaaaaacagaataacaaagagagagagagaatcaatgAGGGAAGACCGAGTAAAGAGAATTCCACTGCAAGTCTAACCCCCCCGCCGCTTTTCTGAAGGGCCCCTCTCCACGTTAGTCCATATGCAGTGCAGGCAAGGGACTGCTATTTCCAGACCCGAAGCCAGAACTGGACAATATCGACAGGATGTCTGCAGGAAGTCACACAGCTGATGGCCCCCCGTCAGTGGCGTTCTTTGGATCATAATTCCCATGGAATTTTCCAGAGCTTCAGTGGGAAGGTGCCACTGGTGGGTCTTAGTCTCGCTGGGTCTGTATCGAGTGAGACTGATTACCCAGCGATGATGTCGTTGTTCGCTGTTTCGCTGTTTCTGGACACACAGCACGTGTCCGATTACAATCAGGGGTTTGGCTTTGTCAACAGAACCAGAGGAACATTCGTATTACGTTTACCTGTGAACAGATCCGCTAGACTGATGCTGAAAGAGGGTTTGATGGACAGGATAGGGCCACGAGTCACTTTAGTGGGTCTCAGCCATGGAATTGTATACGGGGTGAAGATTGGGCCAGAGACTTAACGGGTCTGTTGAAAGTTCCGAGAAGTGGACTAGCGGACAAGAGGATGACAGCAAATGATTTGAAATCACAGTCAGGATTTGTTGAACcggcgccacacacacacacacacacctcagggcTCTGTAACAAACCAGAGGGTGAGGAAGTTTGAAACGTGAGGTACATTCACAAGGGTTGTTCCATTAACCTGTCATAACCAGAAATGTGTCTGGACAAAACAAGATACTGCGCATCATTAGAGAGTGGATCAGAGTGATCATTCTTTATTGAAGGATTTAAAGGAGTTCAAACAGACCCGACGTTCTTTaataaaaaacacagacactttGAAGATTGTACAGGACTAAAAAGCCAAAGGCCAACTGAATCAGTATGAATATAAAAGAATGTTCTGGAGTCTTTCCATAAATCAAAACAAGAGGAACAACACTTCAGCTGAGATGTTTGATTCGTCACAGAGAGTGTTGGTCAATGTGGACATGGGCGTGGTTGTGGGGGCCAAAGTgaacctgactacccagggtgAGGGGCCCACTgtcatttataggggcccactgacattgagagtgtacagggcccagaattggCTGCTACGCCTCTGGTTGTGGGTGTCTTCACTGCAAAGCAGCTTGATAGGAGATTAATTCCTACTTGTGTTATTGGTTCATTTTCGTTACTTTCAGGGAAAGAGTTGCTCAGTGGAACCCTCTAACGTCGGATTAGTCAAACGTTTGTCTCCTGGTGAGTTCAGCCCAGTTGAATAGTGTATGGTGCTGCTTTTTATAGCCGATGCTCCATATCAGTCAGGGGGCACGGTGCCTTAGGCACAGACACACTGGTTTTCAATCGTAGGAGTGAACTTTCTTCCTCAGAATCACTTTAGTTTTCTATCTGGTTTAACAATGGATGGTATCGTTCAACAATTGTAAAAATGGGTGTGGgggacatctgtgtgtgtgtgtgtgtgtgtgtgtgtgtgtgtgtgtgtgtgtgtgtgtgtgtgtgtgagagagagagagagagagagagagacaaagagtgaATTTTTGTTTGTATGTTAGAGTTGTAAAATCGCTTTGGCAATTACAAAGATGGTGAGTGAGAGAGCCTGTCAGTGTGATCCACGAGCAGACGGTGCCTCTTCAGACTCCCTCTGGCTGCTCCCGCCATGGAGCTGTTATGAGTCTCGTGCTGGGCCGTCATCTGCTCTGCTCTCTGGACAGACGGCCACTGCCCAAACCAGCACAGCCAGAGAACCCAGAAACACCAACAAGGTCCCACACCTTATCTTATCTTCTCGATTCAAGCAACCAGAGCCAGTGACAATGATCAGAGGATGTGATGCCAAGAAACAGTCGGGTTTCGGTTGTGGGAAGACTTGCGCTCTTCAGTGGGGGGTGACGGCTAGTTTGTAGCTTCGTGGCCAGGAGCCCCGTGCGATGAAGAGGCAGGGCACGATTCCAAAGTAGACAGAGGGATGatgggagagggagggatggtaATAACTGTCCTGAGAACAGGTGGGGGATAGTCTGTGTACATTCGTAGAGCCAGATATTGGCTAAGAGGGAGTTTCAGATATTGACGTTCTCCACAATCAGGACTAATCCAGTTCTTTGGCAGTTCGGTTTAATGGGGATTGTAAACATGAAGCTGAGGTTTCGTGGTGCGAAGGCTCTGAACTTATGTTGTAGAAGTATGTTATGTAGTAGAAGTATGTTATGTTGTAGAAGTATGTTATGTAGTAGAAGTATGTTACATTGTAGAAGTATGTTATGTAGTAGAAGTATGTTATGTTGTAGAAGTATGTTAAGTTGTAGAAGTATGTTATGTTGTAGAAGTATGTTATGTTGTAGAAGTATGTTACGTTGTAGAAGTATGTTATGTAGTAGAAGTATGTTATGTTGTAGAAGTATGTTACGTTGTAGAAGTATGTTATGTAGTAGAAGTATGTTACGTTGTAGAAGTATGTTACGTTGTAGAAGTATGTTATGTAGTAGAAGTATGTTACGTTGTAGAAGTATGTTATGTTGTAGAAGTATGTTACGTTGTAGAAGTATGTTATGTAGTAGAAGTATGTTACGTTGTAGTGATGAAAGGTGAAAAAAGGCTGTTGCATCACCTCGCCTCTAGTTCAGCGCTAACTGGGAGTCCTGTTACATTCACCTGCGCTTATTTAGCCTTGGCAGTCTGTTGCCAAGTCCTGAAAAAACTTAAGAGAACACCCGATCGATGCGTCTCTAAAGATTAAATGACACAGAAAGTGtgagtgcgtgcatgtgcgtttGCCCGcacgtctgcgtgtgtgtgtgtgtgtgtgtgtgtgtgtgtgtgtgtgtgtgtgtgtgcgcgtgtgtgcgcgtttgtgtgcgtgtgtgtatgcgcgtgtgtgtggcgggctgtTGTGTGCAGTGCTCTTGGAGAATCTGACATTACTTGTCAGTATCTCGAAGCATTCGCTTCCAGCTCTGCagtgccacacacacctcccacctcTCCCTCATCTATCTCTATACTGGCACATATCCGTCCAGGCACACATCCACCCGCACCACATCCACCCGCACCACATACACCCTCACCACATCCACCCGCACTCCTGCCATTCGGTGCATTTAAACGACGTTCAgccatccacctctccctctaacATGTTCTCATTTCCCATCCTTCTTTCATTATTTCCTCATCTCTCTGTTATTTCTCTTCCTCCCTATCTCTCATCACTTTAACTGTGTTTATGAAGTGTAGGTAGTAGGGTGatcagaaaagagagaaagcCAGACTTATTATTCATTCTAGAATTTGATTCTAGATTACTTCCCTGCAGTGCGCTATGTCATGCTAAAACATCCCTGATGAATGGAGCTGACATTTACAATATCAATGTTTATGTGATTATAATTATAACTGAACCGTAGTCATCATGCTGAATGTCAGAGTAATACTTTAAAAGTTGGGAGGACTTGTCAAGATGTCATTTTAACGTATTGATCCGAGTGAACAGAATGACATTAAGGAGTGCCATGGCAGTGTGCCCAATGGGGGTTGGATGGATGGCATTTCATTAGTAGGGTCTTATGACGCATTGATAGTGACACTTATGTACAGATTCCTGGTTTGATGTATTGACGTAATGTACTGACCAAACAAAATAGGAATTTTTGGTTTTCTTCCAGAACACATTTTAGACCACTATGGGCTGTCAGTTCATATTGTTACTGGGTTTTTTTAACTCTACATTTTTGTCAAATGCAGGTTTGTTGTGTTTACAGGACGCGTGGGTCAAGGAGACGCAGATGACCAGCAGAGACAACCATGTCTGCAGCAGACCGCTAAACCCTGGCCGGAAGACCACCACACTTCCTCTTCTATAACCTACAGTCTGACCGTCCACCATTACTGACTCTGATTTTGAACTGAGACACTGTCAGGGACTTTGAAGTCCACCTTACACCTGCCAAGAACCTTCCTTGATCTGTTTATTGTACATAGGCACATTCAGCAGGTTGCGTCTGCGTTGTACTGCCAGAAGTGTGCACATCAGACTCCGTCTCCTCCCCTGCCCGGCCAGACGCATTATTTAGGTGGGTCACAGGCTTACACGTCCCCCGTGTGTTGGTCTGCAGTCACGCTGATCTGATTAGTCCCCCTCTGTCTGCTAGTTCAGACACGCACGCCCTCTGTCCGTGCCAGACCGTGAACGGGGCGGCCGCGCACAGATCCGCCTTCCTCCCGATTGGTGAAAAGGCACGTGCATCTCGTGCTGCATCTGGACACCAGATTCCCATCTGGATCCAATTAGCCGGCGTGCAGCCAAGCGGGAGAAGGGGGGGTGTGCGCTGTCCGAGTCCTTGCTCTCCGTCGCTGGCTTTTTTCTCCTGGCAGCTTGCCGTGTCATGTCAGCTTTTCACGTGCCACAGCTGCTCGGATCATTTCGGATGTGACGGGGTTGGAGTAAGCAGGGCCCTCGATCCTCCATCCCCGAGCACgagcgggtggggggggggatcccGGCCCCGAAGCCGCGTCGCTCCGCCTGTGTTGCTGTGCGTACAGGTGCGTGTCCGTCACACTGTCGAAGTAAGAAGGGCGTTCCTCCACTCAGGGCTCCCATATCAGTCGGTGGAGGTCGCTGCTTCCAATCTGGCCGGCCTCCCCGTCCACCCCAGCGTCCAGACAGTCTGTAAATTTTGCCGCCGAGGCGCGTGGAGAATGAGCGATGCCCCGACGCTCGAGTACGAGTTCTCTCCTGGGCACCTGCTGGCCGGGGTGCCGAGCAGCCCGCCCCTGGCGGGGGACGCAGAGCAGAGGACGGCCTTCGCCTTTGTGGGTCTGCTGATGCTCTTCCTGGTCTTCCTGCTGGTACGCTGCTTCCGGATCCTTCTGGATCCCTACAGCCGCATGCCCGCTTCCTCCTGGACCGACCACAAAGAAGGCCTGGAGAGGGGGCAGTTTGACTATGCCCTGGTGTAGGCGTGAGCCTCCACACTCCTCTGCCTTAGCCTCCTCTGTGGTCAGCCCTCACTGCCTCCTCTGTGCGggactcccctccactgggccTGAGTTATACTGTAGTTACTCCTCAGGGCTACAGGGTTCCCCAAACCATGAACCACAGAAATGTTtgggttgtttttgtttcttttttttttggatcACCAGATGACAGCTATAGCCATGACATAGACTGAAGAAATAGATAGGTGATGAAAATTGGTCTATTAAGAAGAAGATGTTAAAAAAGGCCCTTGTGAACTGTGTATGATGCTAATCCTTCATGGTGATCACACTTTTGGCCAATAGGCTCACACGTAGATGATGACCTTACACTGAACACCCCCAACACCTGCTGCACTGGATCCCTGCTACATGGACGTTTCATGGATGGACTGCCCTCAGCAGACCCGCAATTAGCTACACCCTTTCGCTTTGCTCACTGAGGGTGCGTCTGTGTTAATTCCTTGTGTGTGCAGGAGGTCCAATCCCCTTTACGATGTCAAAAACATCCCCTCACGATACTACTGCAGGCGTTCGCCTCGCCATATATACGTTGTGCTTTTGTAAGATTTACAAGCCATATCTAGCTGTTTGTGTCCTAGACGTTGCGACGTGGCCTGTCTAATCTCCCTAGCTGATCTGCTGAGCTCTGTGACTCCTGTGTCGTGAATTACTGTGCACGTTTTAGAACCACTGA
It includes:
- the LOC143493286 gene encoding cortexin-1-like — its product is MSDAPTLEYEFSPGHLLAGVPSSPPLAGDAEQRTAFAFVGLLMLFLVFLLVRCFRILLDPYSRMPASSWTDHKEGLERGQFDYALV